In Lolium rigidum isolate FL_2022 chromosome 7, APGP_CSIRO_Lrig_0.1, whole genome shotgun sequence, the DNA window ATTGTGAATACTCTAGTTCAAGTGGTGTATATATTACCTTTCATGGTTGGTTATTAGTTGACAAATTATTGACAAAATGTGCAGTATGTGATGGGAGTTTCTTTCCATCCCTTCTCGACGAGATgtcagccgttgttggctgcttcAACGAGAAGGCCAAGAAGCTTCTTGAACTACATTTGGCATCAGGTTTCAAGAAATATGCCATGTGGTTCACCAACAGATGTCACAAGGGCCATGGGCAATTGATACAGCAGGGCAAAGACTTGGTTACATATGCCATTATAAACGCTGTGGCAATGAGGAAAATTCTAAAGAAGTATGACAAGGTATGACCTTACACTCAAATAGTCTTGCCTTTTCTTTTGAAGTAAAAAACACAAATATTTAAGTGCTCGATACAGTATTGACAAAAAGAAAGAAACGATATGCTCCTGCATTAAAGGGGAAAAGCATATATGTTAATTTAAAGCATTCTAGGCTTAAATAGGCAAATTTCAGAAGCCCTAGACGTCAATGCATATAGGAATCCCACGGACTATAATCAAGAAGGTATGATGGTATGTTTGATTGTTTGAACTGTATTATCATATTTCTAGGTAGTTTATTAACCAGAAACGAGAATAAAGCTATTGAATGTTAAGTGGCTTTGCATTTCAGATAATAATAGTTGGATATCAGGGAGTAATTAAAAAGAATGACCAGAAGCATCTACTTTGCAGATACATTATTCGAAGCAAGGGCAGGAGTTCAAAGCTCAAGCCCAAAGCCTGCACATTGAGATACTTCAGTCCCCATGGCTGTCTGAGCTTATGGCTTTCTACATGAACCTGAGAAGGAGCAAGAAGAACGAGGCTGGGATGGAGCTCTTTCGTGACTGTACGCTCACATTTGACAATGACCAGCCTACGCTTTCATGCAACCTCTTTGACTCTATGCGCGTTGACATTAGCTTGACGTGTTCAATTTGCTTGGTTAGTTTGCACTTCTGACATCTAAGCCAAGCTCTATTTACCCTTGCAAATTTTCTTACTCAGCGCACCAATATAAACTAGGTAATTTCTTAATTTTTGCAGGACACAATGTTTGACCCCGTCTCTCTCTCCTGTGGCCACATATTTTGCTACTTGTGCTGTTGTTCTGCTGCATCGGTAACGATTGTTGATGGGCTGAAGTCTGCACATCACAAATCAAAGTGCCCTTTGTGCCGACAGGTATAAATAATTCCATCAATTCAGTGGACAGATGTTTGTGGATGACTAACCGATGACCCAATTTCCAATATCAGGCTGGGGTCTTTCCTAATTCTGTACACTTGGATGAGCTGAACATGTTACTAAGCTATAGGTAAGTGAACACCCTAACTGTTCTCAGAGAACAGAGATATGACAGCAAAAAAATTACACTTTTCTTTCTCTTGTGATTGGTTTATTAGAGTTGAGGTTTATTAGAGTTGAATTGTTGAACTATCGACAGTTGCCCAGAGTACTGGGAGAAGAGAATGCAGCTGGAGCGAGTTGAGCGTGTTCGCCTGGCGAAGGAGCATTGGGAGTCCCAATGCAGAGCATTCTTGGGCATCTGATGGAACTTGTAGTCTAATGGTAGAAATGGGATTTCCCATCATCGTTGGTTTTGATCTATCCTGCTGAAATGAATTGATTTGTAAATGCGAGGTGCCGAGGTCACTTAAATGGGAGTAAACTTATGGTGACCAACCGAATATACTTgtaaatatattttattttatttaccccAGCCTATTTGGTTGGTTTGGGTTTGCCATTTTTCACCAACGATCTAGGTCTGCTATCCGGAGGAGAGGCACCTCCTCTAACTTGTAGATGGTCTCCGATGTTATTCAAGGGAGCATCTTGCATGTTTCCACGAGTTTTATCTTGCATCTTTCATGAACTTGAGCATGAACATACCACAATCCCATCTATTACAAAGAGGTTCAGCGTCAAACAAATCCATGTCTACTCATTGCTGAAGTACAACACAGAATTTCAGGTAGATAATAATCGGGTGTTGAAGCTGCCCTTCTAGCTGTAACCGATGAAAAACATTTGACATTGTTAACTAGGGTAGGTACGTGCAAAGGAGCCCAGGAGGCAGCGGAAAGAAgccacaaaacccatctagggttccgttctcctcgccggcgataccgccgtccgctccgcctccggtggccttggggtcttggaggtgtggcggaccacggtccctcgccggcggggagtttccgttcttaatttagtttgcttttcagtctcttttttgggatggtgaggcggcggctacatcctgaagtcagaataaggttctccccgccctatcctcgctccggtggtgcatctagcgctgacggagggcgcgtggagttgtgtgcccgtcggacctcctgggatccggtcggttttcgtgtttattggtgtggtttcatgatagtctcttccgatctacggttgtcatcattggcgatggttgctactctggtgcgttggtcctttgggaccttagcacgacgacttcccgtctatctactacaacaagctctactacgacaagctttgcctgactccggcgatggaggggcgaggacagcggcgcgccttcggctcgtgctagtgtttgtagtcgtcgctaggtggtccgagtaccaatttgtaattttctttactttttggattatttgtactactgttgatgattattaatagatcggtggatttcttgcaaaaaaaaactaGGGTAGATTTATTGTAAATCGATATCTTTGCGTGATCGACACAGGACACAGTCAAAGTATATGTTGTTTACTCGTGCTCATCAACTTGCGCTGCTGTTTTAATTTCTTATATCAGCGTAGCATGCTGAGGTGCCAGCGCCAGTAGCACGTTGCCGGCCATGACCACATTACACACCTGATTCGTCTGAATTTAGGCAAGGAAATCGGGAAGGTACAAGCATCCACGGCACCATCTATCATACCATTGCATTGTACACGAGACAGACCTCCTCATGACCTCATCTGCTATTCTGAATTTATTAACATCGGAGAAAACTTCTTATCTGATGTACAGTATAAGAACCGAGCTAGCTTGGCTCATTTCTGCTTTGGTGACCTTGCCACCGGTGGAAtcagccggccggccggccggccggcaatgAAGTCCACGAAGAAGTACGAGACGTACATGAGAGGGGTCAGGGTGGAGGAGGAGCTCCCCGGCGTGGGGCTCAAACGCCTAAAGAAGATGCTCAAAAAATGCcgctccgagcccagctcccacCACGAAACGGCAGCCTCCTCCTCGGCCGCCGGCAGCGTCCGGTGCGCCGGCCACTGCTCAGGTAAAAACCACGGCCATATCGGCTTCATTTTGTCACTATTTTTGTGGTGGCGTACGTTGTAAGTTTGTTATTTGCTTCCACTATAAATAATCCGCCAAAAAATGGTTTTTGATTTGCTTCTGCCAGTTTTGGCTCGCACTTTGGAGCCTCCTGCTTTCTCGGATCTTTCCCGGTGTAtccattttttttttctgaataagAGGCCCCTAGTGGATTCCCCCCTCTGGCAAAATGACAAACCTATATAAGAGAATTAGAATCGGTCGTTGTCAGTGTCAATATTCTTGCATTTTACTTTCTCCAAGTTACCATCATCTTGACAAATTCCGCATGCAACGCGTGTGCGGCCTAGCTACACCGTGGTTTTGGGATTCTACAGGTGATCCTTGCTGGCAAAATTCACCTGTATATTTTACCAGGCCCACTTGCCTTTTCTTCAGCTATGATAACTTCTCGCAGATAGATACATACATAGAGTCAAAGCCATTAACGACGTGGGGATTGATATAtagtttataaaataaaataacttATGTTGGGATTCATTCtgtcaaaggaaaaaaaagactAATGTGGGTATTCATGGTTTGCTCACGCATGCCCCTAGAATTTAGAGAAATGGTTTTTCACCACCAGTTTCAGTTTTTTTGTTAACATTTGCTCTAGCGGAAACATAGGTTGTGCACCGATCAAGAAAGACTCAAGCATTCACAAAGCTGCACACATGCATGCAAAGACCAACTCAGAGAGGAGCCCCTCAGTTGAATAAAACTAGACAAGCAGTGGGAGGAACCACTGTGGTACCTGATTAAGAGAGCGGTGGGTTTGCACTCAGGCTAGCCAGTAAGCCCCCAAGTCTCTATCttcactaaaataaggtgtgataTATTTGGTTCTACCCGTAAAATAAACCAGAGTGGTTAAATTTTGCCCACAGATCGACATGGAGGCAGCACGGCGCTACAACTACAGGGCCAAACCTACTATTAGTTCAAAGTGAATACACCTAGAGATGGCTTCAGCAATAAACTATAGAGTGCTATTTTACATATCTAGGCACAGCTAACAAATTAAAAATGTTCATGTTGATAAGAGTCAAAGTACTGAACGTGGTGACACCTATTTAAACAACTCTATAACTAAGGTTTAACAAGGAGCTTACTGCGATTGGTGCCTCTGTGCCTTTCACTCCAAATCTCTATTCTACTTTGGGGCTTTTTTTTCCGTAAAGACTGCAAAGTGCCGACAAAAGGAAGAATAATCCATGGACGGTTCGACTGGCATTGAGAGTACTCTAGTTCAAGTGGTGTTTATATTACCTTTCATGGTTCGTTACTTGACAATGTATTAACAAATATGCAGTATGTGATGGGAGTTTCTTCCCATCCCTACTCGGTGAGATGGCAGCCGTCGTTGGCTGCTTCAACGAGAAGACCAAGAAGCTTCTTGAACTACACTTGGCGTCAGGTTTCAAGAAATACGCCATGTGGTTCACCAACAGGTGTCACAAGAGCCATGGGAAACTGATACAGCAAGGCAAAGACTTGGTTACATATGCAATCATAAACGCTGTGGCGATGAGGAAAATTCTAAAGAAGTATGACAAGGTATGGCCATAGACTTATTCTTTAAAAGTGAAATATATTAACATTTAAGATCTTCATAGAATAATAACAAAAGGAAAGGGAAAAAACTATACTCCTGCATTAGAGGGGAAAAGCATATATGTTTAATGCATTATATAGGCTTAAACAGGCAAATTTCAGTGAAGTCTGCCAATGCATATAGGAATAACATGGACTATACTCAAAAGGGTATGATGGTATACTTGAACTGCATTATCATATTTCTATTGAGTACATTAACCAGCAATGGGAATAAACTATCGAATTTGTAGCTGCCATTGCATTTCAGATAATAAAAGTTGATTATAAGTAAGTAATTTAAAACAATGAGAACTACCTTTTGCAGATACATTATTCGAAGCAAGGGCAGGAGTTCAAAGCTCAAGCCCAGAGCCTGCACATTGAGATACTTCAGTCCCCATGGTTGCCTGAGTTAATAGCTTTCTACATGAACCTGAGAAGGAGCAAGAACAATGAGGCTGCAATGGAGCTCTTTGGTGACTGTTTGCTCACATTTGACGATGACCAGCCTACGCTCTCATGCAACCTCTTTGACTCTATGCGCGTTGATATTTGCTTGGTCAGTTTGCACTTCTGACATCTAAGCCAAGATCTATTTACCCTTGCAAATTCTCTTACTCAGTACACCACATAAACTAGGTAATTTCTTTATTTTTGCAGGACACAATGTATGATCCAGTCTCTCTCTCCTGTGGACACATATTTTGCTACTTGTGCTGCTGTTCTGCCGCATCGGTGACAATTGTTGATGGGCTTAAGTCTGCAGATCATAGATCAAAGTGCCCTTTGTGCCGACAGGTATAAATACGTCCATCTGTTCTGTAGATCGTATGTGGGTGACTTGCTGACTGACATAATTTCCAATTTCAGGCTGGGGTGTTTCCTAATGCTATACACTTGGATGAGCTGAACATGTTACTAAGCTATAGGTAAGTGTACACCCTAACTAGCTCTCAGTGAGCAGAGGTATGACAGAAGAAAGGAACAATTTCTGTTTCTTCTGATTAGTTTATTAGCATTGAATTGTTGAACTATCGACAGTTGTCCAGAGTACTGGGAGAAGAGAATGCAGATGGTGTTCGCTTGGCTAAGGAGCATTGGGAGTCCCAATGCAGAGCATTCTTGGGCATCTGATGGAACTTATACTATTGATAAAAATGGGATTTCCCGTCGTTGTTGGTCAGATCTCGCTTTGTCACAACTCCTTGAGCAATAAAGTTAGATCTATCCTGCTGAAATGAATTGGTTTGTAAATGGGAGATCACTTTTGTGCACCTTGATGTAAAATGGGGGTAAATTTGTAGTGATTATCTAGATAGAATTGcaaatatatttatattcaacCTGGCCTATTCATCTAGATCGTCCTTTTCTGACTGACAGGATTATCTAGGTCTTCCATTTATTTATTTAGTTATTTATTGTACAGTCACTAAACAGCTAATACTGCCAGAAGCATAGCCTATTTCTATTCCAAATAGGAAGTTTctactaatttttttttattcgTAAATTAGTAAGTGGATTCACCTACTCTTATTATAATAAAAAGAACATTTCAGAATGCAAAATATGAAAGTTTTATCTTGATCATTTATCAACCCTTTTATGTGCATCATGCTGTAGGGATAACATATCGATGTTAGTTTTCTCTAGTACACCATTTGTGGATGTTGAAATAACGATCAA includes these proteins:
- the LOC124674712 gene encoding probable E3 ubiquitin-protein ligase BAH1-like 1; this encodes MKFTKKYETYMRGIRMEEELPGVGLKRLKKMLKKCRSELASHHPTPSSAAATTTDAPGGVRCAGHCAVCDGSFFPSLLDEMSAVVGCFNEKAKKLLELHLASGFKKYAMWFTNRCHKGHGQLIQQGKDLVTYAIINAVAMRKILKKYDKIHYSKQGQEFKAQAQSLHIEILQSPWLSELMAFYMNLRRSKKNEAGMELFRDCTLTFDNDQPTLSCNLFDSMRVDISLTCSICLDTMFDPVSLSCGHIFCYLCCCSAASVTIVDGLKSAHHKSKCPLCRQAGVFPNSVHLDELNMLLSYSCPEYWEKRMQLERVERVRLAKEHWESQCRAFLGI